The following proteins are co-located in the Pedobacter sp. FW305-3-2-15-E-R2A2 genome:
- a CDS encoding RagB/SusD family nutrient uptake outer membrane protein — protein MSVLATVALSGCKKFLEHQPDDRSELNTPVKVAELLANAYPHGNYIPFAEAMSDNAGDKGNRSGNAIDITNESPWKYEDQVDAQLADTPPYYWNACYKAISAANYALEAIEKGGNTEAYMASKGEALVARAYSHFMLVTFFSKAYDPATAASDPGIPYVTTPQKTVEGSYRRGTVAEVYAQIEKDLEEGIPLIRNNTYRVPKYHFTTQAAHAFATRFYLFKKDYLKVVDHANAVFPGTTVAASLRPWNTTYNALGYYELQALYTNSSEPANLLIQESATSWGTSYAEYNYSLSSEVQKIFNPANNPIKRALAISSKVFGGTEFFLNIPKFRNHIVKETINASFGEFYNMIPLLTAEEVLFNRAEANVMLGDNAAAVNDMDAYLSKRIVNYSATAMKFTEAKAMAFFPGMDVKDALVGSILNFKRQEYMHEGIRWFDIIRLKIPITHPYISGGEVITLGANDPRRVIQLPQEAIALGLEKNAR, from the coding sequence ATGTCAGTTCTTGCAACGGTAGCATTATCCGGTTGTAAGAAGTTCCTGGAGCACCAGCCAGATGACAGATCAGAATTAAATACACCAGTAAAAGTTGCAGAATTGTTGGCTAATGCTTATCCACATGGTAATTATATTCCTTTTGCTGAAGCGATGAGTGATAATGCCGGTGATAAAGGTAACAGGTCGGGTAATGCAATTGACATCACGAATGAATCGCCATGGAAGTATGAAGATCAGGTGGATGCACAGCTGGCAGATACTCCTCCTTACTATTGGAATGCTTGCTATAAAGCGATCTCTGCTGCAAATTATGCTTTAGAAGCAATCGAAAAAGGAGGAAATACAGAAGCCTATATGGCGAGTAAAGGTGAAGCATTGGTTGCGAGGGCTTATTCTCATTTTATGTTGGTTACCTTCTTCTCTAAAGCTTATGATCCTGCGACTGCAGCTTCGGATCCTGGAATTCCTTACGTGACTACTCCTCAGAAAACAGTAGAAGGAAGCTACCGTCGTGGTACTGTTGCCGAGGTGTATGCGCAAATTGAGAAAGATCTGGAGGAGGGAATTCCTTTGATCAGAAACAATACTTACCGTGTGCCTAAATACCATTTTACCACTCAGGCCGCACATGCGTTTGCTACTCGTTTCTACCTGTTTAAAAAAGATTACCTAAAAGTAGTGGATCATGCCAATGCTGTATTTCCGGGAACTACCGTTGCCGCCAGCCTAAGACCTTGGAATACCACTTATAATGCTTTGGGATATTACGAGTTACAGGCATTGTATACCAATTCTTCTGAACCTGCAAATCTATTGATTCAGGAGTCTGCAACGAGTTGGGGAACCAGCTATGCGGAGTACAATTATTCTTTAAGTTCAGAAGTTCAGAAAATTTTTAATCCGGCAAATAATCCGATAAAAAGAGCGCTGGCAATCAGTTCAAAAGTATTTGGTGGCACAGAATTTTTCTTGAACATTCCTAAATTTAGAAATCATATCGTAAAGGAAACGATCAATGCTTCCTTTGGAGAATTTTATAACATGATCCCCTTGCTGACCGCTGAAGAAGTATTGTTTAACCGTGCTGAAGCAAACGTTATGTTGGGAGATAACGCTGCAGCGGTGAACGATATGGATGCTTATCTGTCGAAACGTATTGTAAATTACAGTGCGACGGCGATGAAATTCACAGAAGCGAAAGCAATGGCATTTTTTCCGGGCATGGATGTTAAAGATGCCTTGGTTGGATCTATCCTGAACTTTAAACGTCAGGAATATATGCATGAAGGAATTCGCTGGTTTGATATCATCCGTCTCAAAATACCGATAACGCATCCTTATATCAGTGGAGGAGAAGTGATCACTCTTGGTGCAAACGATCCAAGAAGGGTAATTCAATTGCCACAGGAAGCGATTGCTTTAGGTTTAGAGAAAAACGCCCGTTAA